One stretch of Cydia pomonella isolate Wapato2018A chromosome 24, ilCydPomo1, whole genome shotgun sequence DNA includes these proteins:
- the LOC133530966 gene encoding uncharacterized protein LOC133530966 — MGKGNKERKTAIEAGTAVAGAGYGGAKGASAGATYGAYIGCCGGPPGAACGAVVGGIAGGVVGGVSGYIAGKIVNEVID; from the exons ATGGGTAAAGGAAACAAAGAGAGGAAGACGGCAATTGAAGCCGGCACCGCCGTCGCAGGGGCCGGATACGGCGGCGCTAAAG gTGCAAGCGCTGGTGCTACGTACGGGGCCTACATCGGGTGCTGCGGGGGACCGCCGGGGGCCGCTTGCGGGGCCGTGGTCGGCGGCATCGCTGGCGGCGTAGTTGGTGGCGTCAGCGGCTACATCGCTGGAAAAATCGTCAACGAAGTCATTGATTAA